The following are encoded in a window of Rubellicoccus peritrichatus genomic DNA:
- a CDS encoding Ig-like domain-containing protein, with product MILNPLSPIVKSASYHYNQQLISFGEALRLLFVLAIMLFCFVCSIRAEVLFAVNCGGNAYVSTDGTQFVADSYSNGGSLTSLSGDIGGTLDDELHARYRWSSTSFSYDFPVPNGDYVVDLYFADALNLGSRVFDVNIEDSLVLDDYDIRAQVPDKRIEVIESLPVTVTDGELNVSVIKGLAGNGKLSAIRVQTVAAEGPVHPVLPLENLVLLDEINCGDVNDPHPFEEYPVGVSEIQNILGVPTRVLPNPIGGDVRYFAYRIGANLGLEAGKAYLLQVDYPEDSSRTIYVTNAGGSMTRGFHIGKSVGDALDAPYVYPSPESLDIPLSGEIKTWQNLFYLHDRFTGIVRNRTEGSYPDLPADGFMVVISQFANHELPMSNGAAVSSIRLYEVTDEAAFTLPLNLPPKELPRRHTFYREEMADGVVWSYDPEQRSLLNTIDWYENKAKRQKFLGMNTYALNLLEFGSNQGFDSGYGGGNDWYYLARDPERLENVLDMLGGYDLDFLPYYEYAGSRGADSLGHQKRARPLQENQTVYTQISWSEISRADITDPETIADAKLLLDATISRYKDKVNIIGAWFRARVSQMPISFNEANFAAFAEDMNNGIPISRQQIIDSDALYENYKQWWFGKRRDFINEMRDHLRAQGVNPEASILFTSDAKETGKADVPPGQEDLVAEDVAAWNALGYPATSLQEALDTDRHYRALTIPRDTWGSWEWHHADVENDPYNYSSNEGGMLTYSYNRNFTVSDVESLQAFNTTSGLAMVRHFSLNEDAMTLDLGGPNEDAVMGYFVADCEYAGPFVMMKEALAFANGDPRYLGYLCSWRYNPGFPAYVRAFNQAFLALPALPSSKLIGASSEPEVVVRSIETEGYGTYLGVVNTARNDVSVTVALPERGVVYDAATGQIVHSNTDAISLEMYPNQLRSFRIDKQTLDGAVAVDDFVTLNEGGTVDVDVTSNDSGPGSLSLVSVGQARNGTATIEGTSIRYTPDTGFYGEDSVAYTLTNGTDNDIARIYFTVNDTSIANGFDHWGLSSNLVGNFVTGNSRLLADGLTGELRGSGLGFQGAEDSAYFESQSVLGDFTLTAHFSDFSQLGDGAAGIMIRQGLVPNSRFVALGLDSAGNVIFSSRKSSDYASTGGSDNIVSGGWVRLVRTGTVIEMQVSSDSMNYVTVGRRVLPGLPVKLDVGIFLYGGDVNAPVYGFVQDFSISNQSLASNVLFAQSFSDGSNLQTYFDISPSQNQFSEIVAEADGGMWSIVEGALEIIRTGVDSSDDGAGFARFVDFSGPPSVMKFSFDFGVSGSSTNGTMVTITHGDFDSVSDYNSGGASASKFNQFTIKGQGVGLYHFPFGSAKYGQSLANGDMSNIVVFLNDSGQTQTYEGPDGNIYLIENLKSSYWLNGEVILENFERSQNYDASGIKTFRVNVYANDFSRIRFDNFVVENTFPIVPDTVTNLGPTAVDDFISIDEGMTLIIDPLSNDNDSDNGPDGLTVISFNQPANGTVEQVGNKLHYTPTPGYFGSDTFDYTLSDGLNTDTATVNVTINDTSLASDLTSVGLNGSTIGGASGYSRLFEDNHLEVSSSGVGLGGVADAIHYEQMSYSGNFILEARIVDLTSTDGSSARGGLMIREDLEDDARMAVLTTGTDAQYRYGSRIAIGGIVSELDSGISFAYPGAWIRIVRVEDEITFLVSSDGLNFTSIDTVTINGLKETVHLGLFAAASRMTATDFLLLPEQEALLEQDFSESTVVADYFDGITPTRNQFTDIGTESDGGTWSIDNGSLKLTRPGIDSNENGAGFYRLADLAGPPNILKASFDVALENTSLYLDVAALELGSWSTHADYNSNGSTSAYANSLVFKAAGEGLFRFRLNGQNSVTFPADGTPVSVVWYVNTSGQSLVYTGLDGLPHTLDHECSSVWGNGVLLHDNVLRPTPYNIDDIVNFRLRCETRLPITIAFDNLVIDDSFLVNEPPVAVNDSVETDENTPVSIDVLSNDTDSDAQPSPLAIYSVSQPRHGSLSVVGTNVLYTPDSGFSGMDEFTYLVTDGAEQDWGLVSILVGSDTLFETLSSEGLTGQTIGTGSDGSSRVLISEEWEVIGSGNGFTGVSDSFHFEESSVEGDFSLYARVKNLNSSASTPRAGVMIRESNNPDARMVALATSNGTAYSVIKRLVNASASSESIMTGFYSYPDAWLMLERVGDIINIAVSNDGQAYSQVDSINLVGLSPTVQAGIFSSSGDIGVDADATFEDFELTLSPALFTQDFNSSTIVADYFDATNPSANQMNDISAEVNGGTWSITNGTLQLERNGGSGSDAASGFMRYTDFPDSPSVLKIEFDLTVANTTTYSDMAGLRIGEFSSQRDYSNSMPSVLTAFDLAIKGAGNGYYRFRINSTNTTSYAEDGSFVHVVWYLNASGTTQSYIGPDGGSYTLDDGCSSLWGGTILLLGNEPRNQNFGSSILTDLYFRSTTSQSAVFQFDNITISKSL from the coding sequence ATGATTCTGAACCCCCTTAGTCCGATTGTGAAGTCAGCGAGCTATCACTATAATCAGCAACTTATCAGTTTTGGCGAAGCCCTACGGCTATTATTCGTTCTAGCGATTATGCTCTTTTGCTTTGTTTGCTCTATCCGTGCTGAAGTCCTTTTTGCAGTTAATTGTGGAGGTAATGCTTACGTATCTACGGATGGGACGCAGTTTGTCGCAGACTCTTATTCAAATGGTGGTTCTTTGACGAGTCTGAGTGGAGATATCGGTGGGACACTAGATGACGAACTTCATGCTCGCTATCGTTGGTCAAGTACTTCGTTTAGTTATGACTTTCCTGTACCTAATGGTGATTACGTGGTTGATCTCTATTTTGCTGATGCACTCAATTTGGGTAGTCGTGTATTCGATGTTAACATAGAGGATAGCCTGGTGCTTGATGATTACGATATTCGTGCACAAGTGCCAGATAAACGTATTGAAGTTATTGAATCACTCCCCGTTACCGTCACAGATGGTGAGTTGAATGTAAGTGTTATAAAAGGTCTTGCTGGAAACGGTAAACTAAGTGCGATTCGTGTGCAGACAGTCGCTGCCGAGGGGCCAGTCCATCCTGTTTTGCCACTCGAAAATCTAGTGCTTCTAGATGAGATTAATTGTGGTGATGTCAATGACCCTCATCCATTTGAAGAATACCCCGTTGGAGTTAGTGAGATTCAAAATATATTGGGCGTTCCCACTCGTGTTCTACCTAATCCAATTGGCGGAGATGTTCGTTACTTCGCCTATCGTATTGGTGCAAACTTAGGGTTGGAAGCAGGGAAGGCTTATTTGTTGCAGGTTGATTATCCTGAAGATTCATCTCGCACTATATATGTGACCAATGCTGGTGGATCCATGACTCGTGGCTTCCACATCGGCAAGTCAGTAGGGGATGCTCTTGATGCTCCATACGTATACCCAAGTCCCGAATCTCTGGATATTCCATTATCTGGCGAAATTAAAACATGGCAGAATCTTTTTTATCTGCATGATCGGTTTACTGGCATTGTGCGCAATCGAACTGAAGGCTCTTATCCGGATTTGCCAGCTGATGGTTTCATGGTTGTGATTTCACAGTTCGCAAACCATGAGTTGCCGATGTCGAATGGCGCAGCTGTTTCAAGTATCAGGCTTTACGAAGTAACTGATGAGGCAGCCTTTACGCTGCCACTCAATCTTCCTCCCAAAGAGCTCCCACGTCGTCATACATTTTATCGCGAAGAAATGGCAGACGGTGTTGTTTGGTCTTATGATCCTGAGCAGCGAAGCCTTTTGAATACGATCGACTGGTATGAAAATAAGGCCAAGCGCCAGAAGTTTTTGGGAATGAATACGTATGCTTTGAATTTGCTGGAGTTTGGAAGTAATCAAGGATTCGACTCTGGATATGGTGGAGGTAATGACTGGTATTACTTGGCCAGGGATCCTGAACGTTTGGAGAATGTCCTTGATATGCTTGGTGGCTATGACCTGGATTTCTTACCATACTACGAATATGCGGGAAGTCGTGGGGCTGATAGTCTTGGCCATCAGAAGCGGGCACGCCCTCTGCAAGAGAATCAAACGGTTTATACGCAAATTAGCTGGTCGGAGATTTCTCGAGCAGACATTACCGACCCTGAGACAATTGCTGACGCCAAACTGCTCCTTGATGCAACGATTTCACGTTATAAGGATAAGGTGAATATTATTGGTGCATGGTTCCGGGCCCGCGTGTCGCAGATGCCGATATCTTTTAATGAAGCCAATTTTGCTGCATTTGCCGAAGACATGAACAATGGCATACCAATAAGCCGTCAGCAGATAATTGATTCGGACGCTCTTTACGAAAATTATAAGCAATGGTGGTTCGGGAAGCGCCGTGATTTTATCAATGAAATGCGCGACCATCTGCGTGCTCAGGGGGTCAACCCAGAGGCTAGTATTCTTTTTACCTCTGATGCTAAGGAAACAGGTAAAGCCGATGTGCCGCCTGGTCAGGAGGATTTGGTTGCAGAAGATGTGGCGGCCTGGAATGCGTTAGGATATCCTGCAACCAGTCTTCAGGAGGCCCTTGATACGGATCGCCACTATCGTGCCTTGACGATTCCTCGTGATACCTGGGGGAGTTGGGAATGGCACCACGCCGATGTCGAGAATGATCCGTATAATTATAGTAGCAACGAGGGTGGCATGCTTACTTATTCTTACAATCGAAACTTTACGGTATCAGATGTGGAATCACTTCAAGCCTTCAATACGACTTCCGGGCTCGCTATGGTTCGGCATTTTAGTCTGAACGAAGATGCGATGACTCTTGATCTCGGTGGCCCAAATGAAGACGCGGTTATGGGATACTTTGTGGCTGATTGTGAGTACGCAGGGCCTTTCGTTATGATGAAGGAGGCGCTTGCTTTTGCTAATGGTGATCCTCGGTACTTGGGTTATCTATGCTCATGGCGATACAACCCGGGTTTTCCGGCATACGTTCGTGCGTTTAATCAAGCATTTCTCGCGTTACCTGCTTTACCAAGCTCTAAATTGATTGGGGCATCTTCCGAGCCAGAAGTGGTTGTGCGTTCGATTGAAACGGAAGGCTATGGCACGTATCTCGGTGTTGTTAATACTGCTCGAAATGATGTTTCAGTCACTGTTGCGCTCCCCGAACGTGGTGTTGTTTATGATGCAGCAACGGGGCAGATTGTTCATAGCAATACAGATGCGATCTCTCTCGAGATGTATCCGAACCAGCTGAGGTCTTTTCGAATTGATAAGCAGACCCTTGATGGCGCTGTGGCTGTCGATGATTTTGTTACGCTTAACGAAGGTGGGACAGTCGATGTTGATGTAACTTCGAATGATAGTGGCCCAGGTTCGCTCAGCTTGGTATCGGTTGGACAAGCACGTAATGGAACCGCGACTATAGAGGGAACTAGTATTCGTTATACTCCTGATACGGGTTTCTATGGTGAGGACTCAGTCGCTTATACTCTAACTAATGGTACTGATAATGATATCGCTCGCATATACTTTACGGTTAATGACACATCAATTGCTAATGGTTTTGATCATTGGGGTTTAAGCAGCAATCTTGTCGGGAATTTTGTAACAGGTAACAGTCGTTTATTAGCGGATGGCTTAACTGGTGAGTTGCGTGGATCAGGGCTTGGCTTTCAAGGTGCCGAAGATAGCGCATACTTTGAAAGTCAATCAGTGCTCGGAGATTTTACACTGACCGCACATTTTAGTGATTTCTCGCAGCTTGGAGATGGAGCAGCCGGAATTATGATTCGCCAAGGCTTGGTTCCCAATAGCCGTTTTGTTGCACTGGGTTTGGATAGTGCTGGCAATGTCATTTTCTCGTCGAGAAAAAGTAGCGACTATGCATCTACTGGGGGAAGTGACAATATAGTTTCTGGCGGATGGGTTCGTCTTGTTCGCACAGGTACCGTTATCGAAATGCAGGTGTCCAGCGATAGCATGAACTATGTGACTGTTGGGCGTCGAGTTTTACCCGGCTTGCCAGTAAAATTAGATGTAGGTATCTTTCTTTACGGTGGTGATGTCAATGCACCTGTTTACGGTTTTGTACAAGACTTCAGCATCTCTAATCAATCTTTGGCCAGTAATGTTCTTTTTGCTCAGTCTTTTTCAGATGGATCAAACTTACAGACCTACTTTGATATTTCGCCTTCCCAAAATCAGTTTAGTGAAATAGTCGCCGAAGCAGACGGAGGTATGTGGTCCATCGTTGAAGGTGCGCTTGAAATTATTCGGACTGGTGTTGACTCGTCTGATGATGGAGCAGGCTTTGCCCGTTTTGTTGATTTCTCAGGTCCACCGAGTGTAATGAAATTCAGTTTCGATTTTGGAGTTTCGGGTTCGTCCACTAATGGAACCATGGTAACGATTACCCATGGAGACTTCGATTCTGTTTCTGATTACAACAGTGGTGGTGCTTCCGCTTCGAAGTTTAATCAATTTACAATCAAAGGGCAGGGTGTAGGGCTTTATCATTTTCCATTTGGAAGTGCGAAGTATGGGCAATCGCTCGCGAATGGCGATATGAGTAACATTGTCGTGTTTTTAAATGACTCTGGCCAGACCCAGACTTACGAAGGGCCTGACGGTAATATCTATTTGATCGAGAACCTTAAGTCTTCTTATTGGCTTAATGGTGAAGTGATCCTCGAGAATTTTGAGCGCTCTCAAAATTATGATGCATCCGGAATTAAAACTTTCCGGGTCAATGTCTATGCGAACGATTTCTCGAGAATACGTTTTGACAACTTTGTAGTCGAAAACACTTTTCCCATTGTTCCGGATACAGTCACAAATCTAGGGCCGACAGCAGTCGATGATTTTATTTCAATCGACGAGGGGATGACGCTGATCATTGATCCATTATCGAATGACAATGACTCTGATAATGGTCCTGATGGCTTGACTGTTATTAGCTTCAATCAGCCAGCAAATGGAACAGTTGAACAGGTTGGTAATAAGTTACACTATACACCGACACCTGGTTATTTTGGTTCGGATACATTTGATTATACATTGTCTGATGGGCTGAATACTGATACTGCGACTGTCAATGTAACGATCAATGACACTTCTCTTGCGTCGGATTTGACTAGCGTAGGATTAAATGGCTCAACGATTGGCGGAGCCAGCGGTTATAGTCGTTTATTTGAAGATAATCACTTAGAGGTTTCCAGTAGTGGAGTAGGCTTAGGTGGTGTTGCTGATGCCATTCATTATGAGCAGATGAGCTATAGCGGAAACTTCATCCTGGAAGCACGTATTGTCGATCTTACTTCTACAGATGGTTCGTCAGCTCGTGGAGGTCTCATGATTCGTGAAGACCTTGAAGACGATGCACGTATGGCAGTGTTAACGACAGGAACTGACGCTCAGTATCGTTATGGTTCCAGAATTGCTATTGGGGGTATTGTGTCCGAACTGGATTCTGGCATTTCTTTTGCTTATCCTGGTGCATGGATACGCATTGTCCGTGTAGAAGATGAGATTACATTTTTGGTTTCAAGTGATGGACTCAACTTTACGTCCATTGACACAGTTACGATCAATGGTCTGAAAGAAACAGTTCACCTGGGCTTATTTGCTGCGGCATCGCGTATGACTGCGACTGATTTTCTCCTTCTTCCTGAGCAGGAAGCTCTTCTGGAGCAGGATTTTTCAGAATCCACTGTTGTTGCTGACTATTTCGATGGTATTACTCCAACGCGAAACCAATTTACGGATATCGGTACTGAGTCAGATGGCGGGACTTGGTCGATTGATAACGGAAGTCTCAAACTTACGCGTCCAGGAATCGACAGCAACGAGAACGGAGCCGGTTTCTATCGCTTGGCAGATCTGGCTGGTCCACCCAATATTTTAAAGGCTTCCTTTGATGTCGCACTGGAAAATACTTCACTTTATCTTGATGTTGCAGCCCTCGAATTGGGAAGCTGGAGCACCCATGCTGATTATAACTCAAATGGTTCTACGTCAGCTTATGCTAATTCCTTGGTTTTTAAAGCAGCTGGAGAGGGACTCTTCCGCTTCCGTTTGAATGGACAAAACAGCGTAACATTTCCCGCAGACGGAACACCAGTGAGTGTTGTTTGGTACGTAAATACCTCCGGGCAATCTCTAGTCTATACGGGATTGGATGGATTACCGCATACATTGGATCACGAGTGCTCATCTGTTTGGGGTAACGGAGTGCTATTGCATGACAACGTTCTACGTCCGACTCCTTATAATATCGATGATATTGTTAATTTCCGTTTGCGGTGTGAGACTCGACTGCCGATCACAATTGCTTTTGATAATCTCGTTATTGACGATAGCTTCCTGGTCAATGAGCCACCTGTTGCTGTTAACGATTCTGTTGAGACAGACGAGAATACTCCAGTCAGTATTGATGTGCTTTCGAATGACACAGATAGTGATGCACAGCCATCTCCATTGGCAATATATAGTGTGAGTCAGCCACGTCATGGCTCGCTTAGCGTAGTTGGCACAAATGTTCTATATACTCCTGATTCCGGGTTTTCTGGAATGGATGAATTCACTTATCTGGTCACAGACGGAGCAGAACAGGATTGGGGACTTGTTAGTATATTAGTTGGTAGTGACACGCTTTTCGAGACCCTATCAAGCGAAGGCCTTACCGGTCAGACTATCGGAACAGGTAGTGATGGTTCCAGTCGCGTATTAATCTCCGAAGAATGGGAAGTGATCGGATCAGGAAACGGTTTCACTGGAGTATCAGACAGCTTTCATTTTGAAGAGTCCAGTGTGGAAGGGGACTTCAGCCTATATGCACGCGTGAAGAATTTAAATAGCTCTGCCTCAACCCCTCGTGCTGGTGTCATGATTCGTGAGAGTAACAATCCTGATGCACGTATGGTGGCTCTCGCCACCTCCAATGGGACTGCTTACTCAGTAATCAAAAGATTGGTAAATGCCAGTGCTTCGAGCGAAAGCATCATGACAGGCTTTTATAGCTATCCTGATGCATGGCTCATGCTAGAGCGCGTTGGTGATATCATAAATATTGCTGTTTCAAATGATGGCCAAGCTTATAGCCAAGTTGATAGTATCAATTTGGTCGGTCTAAGCCCGACAGTGCAGGCAGGTATCTTCTCCAGTAGTGGAGATATCGGAGTCGACGCAGATGCAACCTTTGAGGATTTTGAGCTTACGTTAAGTCCTGCACTCTTTACACAGGATTTCAATAGTTCCACTATCGTGGCTGATTACTTTGACGCAACTAATCCTTCGGCCAATCAAATGAATGACATCAGTGCTGAAGTTAATGGTGGCACGTGGTCGATTACGAATGGCACTTTGCAATTGGAACGTAACGGAGGTAGCGGCTCTGATGCGGCCTCAGGTTTTATGCGCTATACGGACTTTCCGGATTCGCCAAGTGTATTGAAAATTGAATTCGACCTCACCGTAGCCAATACCACGACATACTCGGATATGGCTGGATTGCGAATAGGTGAATTCTCGTCACAGCGTGATTACTCGAACAGTATGCCTAGCGTTTTAACTGCTTTCGATTTAGCGATCAAAGGGGCAGGGAATGGATATTATCGTTTTCGAATCAATAGTACGAATACGACTTCATATGCTGAGGATGGCTCCTTTGTGCATGTCGTATGGTATTTGAATGCCTCAGGAACGACTCAATCTTACATTGGTCCTGATGGTGGTTCTTATACCTTGGACGATGGTTGCAGTTCTCTTTGGGGTGGGACCATTCTCCTGCTTGGTAATGAACCGCGAAATCAGAATTTCGGCAGCTCAATTTTAACAGATCTCTATTTTCGATCCACGACGAGTCAATCGGCTGTGTTCCAGTTTGATAATATAACGATCTCCAAATCCTTGTAG
- a CDS encoding LacI family DNA-binding transcriptional regulator, with protein MKSEKRPTLQDLIKKTGFSHGAISRAFNGQKGISDGTRALILKTAREIGYHPNSSARNFKRGYSGRIGIILPNLRNTNYAELYEQLDYVISQAGLSSVLALTHDDMKREMDIILHWSAGETDALILNPIRASENLDLYKKVHSWGYPLFFLYGIPGSDFDGIGFNYRNSLSKALKYLRDVGHRKVAYVGQIPLGAKPRGKYGILLEKLPEFDMEFDEKHSIFDATGDAAGPVALDRWNGMGSRPTAVVAYNDHTAGSLYYEALYRGMKVPEDFSLLGSDDVAEAKLIGLTTIRSDRTKIASEIFSMLQFRMKNPEDPPLQRALHCELVTRDSLGPAPKQ; from the coding sequence ATGAAATCTGAAAAACGTCCAACGCTCCAAGATCTGATAAAGAAAACGGGCTTTTCTCATGGTGCTATCTCTCGCGCTTTTAACGGGCAAAAGGGGATTAGCGATGGCACGCGTGCACTGATACTGAAAACTGCCCGGGAGATTGGCTATCACCCGAATTCTTCTGCACGTAACTTTAAGCGTGGGTATAGTGGGCGGATCGGAATTATTCTACCCAACTTGCGTAATACCAATTACGCCGAGCTGTATGAGCAGTTGGATTACGTTATATCCCAAGCCGGCTTGTCGTCGGTACTGGCGTTGACGCATGACGACATGAAGCGGGAGATGGATATCATTTTGCACTGGTCGGCCGGAGAAACGGATGCGTTGATTTTGAATCCGATTCGCGCTTCAGAAAACCTTGATCTCTATAAAAAGGTGCACTCCTGGGGGTATCCTCTGTTTTTTCTTTATGGGATACCGGGAAGTGACTTTGACGGGATTGGTTTCAACTACCGTAACAGTCTTTCTAAAGCACTTAAATATCTTCGCGACGTTGGTCATCGCAAAGTTGCTTATGTCGGGCAAATTCCTCTCGGAGCAAAACCGCGTGGTAAGTACGGAATACTTTTGGAAAAGCTGCCTGAGTTTGATATGGAATTCGATGAGAAACATTCCATTTTTGATGCGACTGGCGATGCCGCTGGTCCGGTGGCGCTTGATCGTTGGAATGGTATGGGGAGCCGCCCCACCGCTGTAGTTGCTTATAATGACCATACCGCTGGATCACTTTACTATGAAGCCCTTTATCGGGGGATGAAAGTCCCCGAGGATTTTTCTCTGCTGGGAAGTGATGACGTTGCTGAGGCCAAGCTGATAGGTCTAACGACGATTCGGTCGGACAGGACGAAAATCGCTTCTGAGATATTTAGCATGCTTCAATTTAGAATGAAAAACCCTGAGGACCCACCGCTTCAGAGAGCTTTGCATTGTGAGTTGGTGACCCGCGATTCGCTGGGGCCAGCACCGAAGCAATAA
- a CDS encoding GH36-type glycosyl hydrolase domain-containing protein yields MNQNETIAAFPEIEQTPDQLPVEQWGHFDIPNQEFVLTHPCPPRQWKNILWNRHFNTQPTQASSGINYRRDSDGRCILLNWTGDRYFYLQNKTTGECFNPGFYPACNETWTNFSSRYGLGYQVTNMECLGLSVELSHTIDPEHPIEYFNLRITGKVEDPSSWRLVFYSELDLKQNDGIFANSPHYVARISSNQKRMEMLNQSATSTDYNAALECSLPIEDHCFEREEFIGTYGNLSNPSALDGDWPKATHAIDNAIFAASVSLDELSAGTIEVAFSISNKTEQTKDINNRHDELSPNLIREKLSLQKNFYTEAYTNPSVKTPDATFDLFTNTWIKHQLTYCAYWNRGWGKGFRDNAQDAWAYSLLDPKHARFMIRESLPYQFSDGRTVRRWAPVVRHQYNDGGIWLVLATHAYLAETSDYAFLDEEEPFFESEETGDVYEHLKRSLDYLWDNRGQHGLCLMPFGDWNDRLTGVGKAGKGESVWTTMALAEGLRRLASIADKSGRANEVQTLNERREVILEILQKEAWNGEWYNRAFKDDGSPLGAPEDKEAFIFILPQAWSILCGLASASQRKQIVRAVQEHLEMEHGFRLFYSPITKYDSSIGHLSAVAPGRLENGGNYCHGSLFMIYALCEAGEVDYALDIYHRLLPVNPKNPPSKSRQEPFSLTNSYAAPEAGDYSGRSMFPWRTGAAGWAFRSALEGILGVIPTLDGLVVRGTLPSSWHHASLTRDFRGFTIRITWQKNGKPGRQLNGIPCENEPLSKSNLKPGINEYHISI; encoded by the coding sequence GTGAATCAAAATGAAACGATCGCCGCATTCCCTGAAATAGAGCAGACACCAGATCAACTGCCAGTCGAACAATGGGGACACTTTGACATTCCAAATCAAGAGTTCGTATTAACCCACCCATGCCCCCCTAGGCAGTGGAAGAACATCCTCTGGAACCGACACTTTAATACACAGCCCACTCAGGCCTCATCAGGGATCAATTACCGCAGGGATTCCGACGGACGCTGCATCCTGCTCAACTGGACCGGGGATCGCTATTTCTATCTGCAAAACAAAACCACAGGTGAATGCTTCAACCCAGGTTTCTACCCGGCCTGCAATGAAACATGGACAAACTTCTCAAGTCGATACGGCCTTGGCTATCAGGTTACCAATATGGAGTGCCTTGGTTTGTCGGTCGAACTAAGCCACACGATAGATCCGGAGCATCCCATTGAGTATTTCAATTTACGTATCACTGGTAAAGTAGAAGACCCATCCTCCTGGCGACTCGTCTTTTATTCCGAACTCGACTTAAAACAGAATGACGGAATTTTTGCAAACTCACCACATTACGTAGCTCGCATCTCTTCTAACCAAAAACGGATGGAAATGCTCAATCAGTCGGCAACTTCGACGGATTACAACGCCGCCTTAGAATGCTCCCTGCCGATCGAGGACCATTGTTTCGAGCGCGAGGAATTTATCGGAACTTATGGCAACTTATCCAATCCAAGTGCGCTTGATGGTGATTGGCCCAAGGCAACACATGCCATTGATAACGCCATCTTTGCCGCAAGTGTTTCCCTTGACGAATTATCAGCCGGCACAATCGAAGTCGCCTTCTCCATAAGCAACAAAACGGAACAAACAAAGGACATAAATAATCGGCACGACGAGCTATCGCCAAATCTGATTCGGGAAAAACTCTCTCTGCAAAAGAATTTTTATACTGAAGCTTATACAAATCCATCTGTAAAAACTCCAGATGCGACCTTTGATCTGTTCACCAATACATGGATCAAGCATCAGCTAACCTATTGCGCCTACTGGAACCGAGGCTGGGGAAAAGGATTCCGTGATAATGCACAGGACGCATGGGCTTACAGCTTACTCGACCCGAAGCACGCCCGATTCATGATCCGGGAAAGCCTCCCCTATCAATTCTCCGACGGGCGCACAGTTCGGCGCTGGGCACCAGTGGTCAGGCATCAATACAATGATGGTGGCATCTGGCTGGTCCTGGCTACTCATGCCTATCTTGCAGAAACATCTGACTATGCATTCCTCGACGAGGAAGAGCCTTTTTTCGAATCAGAGGAAACCGGTGATGTTTATGAACACTTGAAAAGAAGCCTGGATTATCTATGGGATAATCGCGGGCAGCATGGGCTTTGCCTCATGCCCTTTGGAGATTGGAATGATCGCCTGACAGGTGTCGGCAAAGCCGGAAAAGGAGAAAGCGTCTGGACGACAATGGCTTTGGCTGAAGGTCTACGCCGCCTGGCCTCGATTGCTGATAAAAGTGGCCGGGCTAATGAAGTTCAAACGCTGAATGAACGCCGCGAAGTCATTCTGGAGATTCTTCAAAAAGAAGCCTGGAATGGCGAATGGTATAACCGCGCTTTCAAAGACGATGGCTCACCACTTGGAGCTCCAGAAGACAAAGAAGCATTTATTTTTATCCTTCCTCAGGCATGGAGTATTCTCTGTGGACTGGCTTCAGCCTCACAAAGAAAACAAATTGTCCGAGCTGTGCAGGAACATCTTGAGATGGAGCACGGCTTTCGCCTCTTCTATTCTCCAATTACCAAGTATGATTCCAGCATTGGCCACCTGAGCGCAGTCGCACCGGGGCGACTTGAAAACGGTGGCAATTACTGCCATGGCAGTCTCTTCATGATCTACGCCTTATGTGAGGCTGGCGAAGTTGACTATGCACTCGACATCTACCATCGCTTACTACCCGTCAACCCCAAGAACCCTCCGTCGAAATCACGGCAAGAGCCCTTCTCGTTGACTAATTCCTATGCTGCTCCGGAAGCTGGAGACTACAGCGGACGCTCCATGTTCCCCTGGCGCACCGGTGCTGCTGGTTGGGCTTTTCGCTCTGCCCTCGAAGGAATCCTCGGAGTCATCCCAACACTCGACGGGCTGGTCGTGAGGGGCACCCTTCCGAGTTCGTGGCATCACGCATCATTGACGAGAGATTTTCGTGGATTCACTATAAGAATCACATGGCAGAAAAATGGAAAACCCGGTCGCCAGTTAAACGGGATCCCATGCGAAAATGAACCGCTGTCCAAGAGCAACTTAAAGCCCGGAATCAACGAGTATCATATTTCCATTTAG